The genomic stretch tgacggcttcatacttacgattgttctccctgtaaatgtcgtcccccttaaggtacatcaattgctcctctaggtattggagtcttttctcaccaAGCGGTTGTCCCTATGATTGGATTCTCATCCTTAGACTCGTcgtcggaaaattgtagtacttcacctttaatgggaggcaaccttccctctacgtcaaagatacggccttcgatgagctcgaggcggtcataggtttggttttgggtaacttgcatttgggctagcgcggctaggattcgatcattactttcttgaatttgctggaggttcgtatcatcacttgatccgagcatcttggaaactggataagagatcggcgacgaatcaaaacacgatcgacctttctatcacacttgctaaaagaggaaaaaattctgactcttgaagtgggtgtgtgccacttgtgttgagtgagttttgaagaaagacaaggtctttgaaaatgtgtgtcctagtcaactgtagtgtagttgtaggagtggacttgaagtgaggtttgaaatgggcttgtggcccgaattttgacacgacaaacggacagagttttgaccggattttgtactaattaaaggccctatttcgaaattcttgattgaaatttgggttttgattttttttgaaaattcgtcatgatttgttttgaaatggtgatcacgtaaggtttacatatttatacaggcattataacgggatgctgagtgcttttagaatggctttggtttaaagggtgggttgccataccgaaccatcaaacccgaagtctgtggagaggctcgtgccaaacaagagtaaggccgattcctagtccatttcctcaagtagtgaaggcccttgatacaaacaagagtaagcatcatggtatggatgacgtcaatcgctatccatccttaggcccaaataagaattaggaccgtttagacgggacgattggtcgaatgggttgggttgggcctaggaaggccgaattaaacggtctaggaagaccgagttatgaaaaccgacaattgtcttgtacaaattattccctaaccttgttcaagtttcaccctagctacacgtaagtgtattatcccaagagagtcgccaaatcgtggacagcggccgccccacggggcgcttggatgaaggggctcgaaaacaagcgtttgcattttgtatggagtcgccaccattttttatgggaaattggaaccattcgaatacctcgtgtcatgtcaagacacaaagtagtgacatgaacactaagcaatcgttacccttagcattctatgtctagaatgactctcgtggatgccaatgaacacgggtgctcacggagatctggagtaaggggtgagggtacgtattaggaagctcttttgatcgaacacctaatcccgcccgcctcgatagcggcctctactaatgattagggagtttattcgtactcgatatatcgtcggctatatgcatgcaattcaacatccatagattaatcctagcatgtgagaattagactaagtcggttgacacataattagcatacaattgggtcgaagtaggatttaacgTTGATTTACATGCGAAAACATACAAGtgataaaaggaatacaataattatgaattacaataataaaaattacattaattacaatgagataggcgatttatgtcggaaatacctttaaaacggatgatttgataaaaaagaataaaagaaaataaaattacgACGATcgaaggcgataatacggatattagttgattaatacgtaatctaaacaaactaggtcaaggcgagaAAAGGAATTCGGGACGAAATCACCCGAACAAAGCGCAgagacatcgcgccctttggaagaggcgcagcagctttcgcgtctgttccaagggtgagttctcgggcAGTGAAGCCGAaccgcaaatcgttaatattaattggtaaatttaaagattgattatgattttagactcggatgaaagtgattaatggattattttacatatgaatatgtcataaaacagtagaacatggatgagacggaattaaacggattaattatgtgaagggtcgatgttaattaatgaacaaactaactgaacgaattaattagactaaacatgaggAATTGAGGACGAATTAgtgatgaacaataaataaacagatgcaaatttatcaacaacgaattccagaaactcaatatgaacggaTTGAACCTCTGAAACCCGaaacttgaatttaatgacgaaaaacccgcaaatatgaattataagggatttaagtcggacttgaggactaattaagcatgaatgatgaattatatacaatatacatatgatctataaattaccgtgatgaagaattaaagaacaaaacaaaaggaacAATTTTGGTATGAATTacgaggacggaggaagaagaaaagaagcagaatctgcgcagccctcacgaagaggcgcagcagtgctgcgctccttcgaagaggcgcggcagctgattctgcgtcttttctcgacgtctctcaccgaaatccgcaaaaaacagttttaaagacggttttagaaatcgattttaatgaggtacttccgacataaaccttacaattgttatgcaataattaaaatacaataaataaaaggaatatacaccctcagacttacatgttgacggaacgagaagaactaagaagatcgattagtgatgctcgacgcgaatgcaaggaaagagtgccctcgtaagaggaaaacgattgattaattagattgattgagtgtagtggtcaaattggtcggtcatgcaacggagaggtcgggtaccggaagatccgagcttacgtggtcggaagtccaagcacgtaggcgccaattagtaagaacgaagtctagaatgcaaagggagaagagaagggcggacactcgcgtgagaaatatgaggaacgaaagctcctatttatactaatcacgtgaaggaatagggtttcggagactctttggaagtgaatctcggaaagatacaaaaaagatacgtaaatcatgcaaagaagggcctgggaagaggcgcagcagccactgcgtctcttggaagaggcgcaagactgctgcttgcgtctgttcccaggaggtttcctcctttttaagaaagatctccgtgtttaagttatggtaggacggatttaattcgattatcttttgaatattacgggatattgtttgccaaaagataaaatttgataaatatggaatagaaatatccggaacattccagaacattctgactcgggatttaacaactatcagaaaatggagccggtttttgacccggactccgaatgtactctaattactgccaaaacgaccgtatcggcacgtagatgacaactaagaggttgacattaatatttgagcaatcacttgacgataatcttacgaactgtcactaatcgttccgcgaatcaaacatgcggcccaatcatcaccgggtggtttgcgaggggtgcagaaacgaggtgtctacacctaATAAGAGTGGTATTTATTCGGTTAAATCGGGGTATTGGCTTGGCATGGGTCCGCATTTGGAAGAGGTAGAGTTGGCTGGGCAAGTTGGGAATGACGGGCTGTGGAGACGTCTTTGGGGTCTTCCTATACCTccaaaacttatacatttcttgtGACGAGCTTGCAACGGTACTCTCGCGGTCCGTGTAAATTTGAATAGACGGCATTGCTGTCCCAATAGTCACTGCGAATTCTGTGACGGGGCTGAGGAGACGGAACTTCATGCCTTATATCTTTGCCAATGGGCTAGCGTGCAATGGGCGATGAGTAGTTTTGCTGATACGGTGAGTGCTGCACCTTTGACCTCTTTTTCTGACTGGTTATGTTGGATTTTGGAGCAACTCCATGGTGATGAGAAGGGGAATTTCCTGGCTATTGTGTGGGCAATATGGGCTATTCGCAACGCTCGTATTTTTTAGGATGAACAGAGGAATCCAGAGGTGACGGTGCTGGGCTTTATGCGACTGGTTCAAGAGTACAATGGGTATATGCAGCGGGTTGGAGGAGCAAATTGTCCGAGACAGGAAATAGGTGAGGTGCAATGGCTGAAGCCGGATGTGGGAGTGATAAAAATTAACACTGATGCGGTTGTCTTGGAGGATGGATCGGTGGGATTGGGGGTTGTGGCTCGAGACTGTCATGGGGGTGTGTTACTGGTGGCTAGCAAGAGGGTTCGTGCAGCGTGGGATGTTGATGTCGCTGAATCGAAAGCAATGGCTTATGGTCTCGAATTGGCATATAATAATGGCTTTACACAAGTCGTTATTGAGTCGGGTGCGCTCAACGTGGTACGGGCTGTGAGTAAAAGAGTGGAGGTGCGGAGTCCGCTTAGTCTTTGTATCCAAGAAGTACAGGTTTTAGCTTCTAATCCAATTTGTCGCGGCTTCTGTCATATTAAGCGTAACGGTAATACGGTAGCACATTTGTGTGCAAGATTATGTGAGAATATAGGGGATGAACAAGTCTATGTAACCGATTTTCCTGAGGCCGTCCAAGTTGTGGCGGATATCGATTTAATATAAGTTCTCGCATTTTCCTTTTCAAAAAAAAAGTAAGATCAACTGAGTAACTTTACTCTGAGTTATGGATACGAATGTGAAGTTAGTTTAAGGCTAGGTTAGTAATTTAGcatttttatttctttaatttagcatttttatttctttatatTAAAGTCCAACCTCGAAAAAAACCATTAATGAGGCTCGATCCCACAACCTTTGGTTTGAAAGTCCTCACTATTACCAGTGTAACCCATCCATCTTGTTGTCATTTCTGCATATCTTTTGATATATATTTTTGTTAAGACCtgagttaaaacaatatgtacATATAATAATTATTAATTGTACTTCTAACTTATATTCAATGTACCTTTAAGATTAAATCAATGTACATACTTGATTAGTTAAATGTACTtgataaaaattaaactaaatattTTATGTACATATGGtaaatattatttgtaattataatttacataaataagataaaattTACATTCTATAACATATTATTATAGCGGAAAATGTATGTACGTAAAATATATTTATACCAAAGGTACATCTTATTTCCATTGGAGGTACATAATATATACCTATATGACATGTCATGTATATTCCAACTAATTATcaagtgtatatgtatatatatatcattAACTCATTAAGTGCATCTTAGATATATAAAGGGTacatatatagatttgggatccagtgagaaccactaggataatgagaaccgtgagaactccccCTTACAAAATTTTATCTTtaaaataacgacatatttggattcgacgTACAATTTAATGTCTAGATAATATATTTTTTGGTTAAGTTATAGAAGGAAATTGAGGTGAAATACATTTTactaattttcatgcacctacatACTAATCATTTTCATGTGTGTAACACTTTTCATGAACCTAGTACTCGTTTCCATACATCTAGAGCATGTTTTAGTGTCTCATTGTATTTTTATACACtaagtatatatttttttttaatataataaataataataaataaattacatttaattacaccCAATATTATACTTGAATGAACTAAATTAATGGTAAATGAATTGGGTTATGAAAACTATAAggagataaataaaataaaaattcccaacatATGCAATATTTCATAATACATTAGATTTGTACTTTAGTTAGTGAATAATAACTAGTATGGATCCCGCGCATACATGTGCGGTATTCATAGATCTTTTACTTACTTTATAATGTATTATTTAAGATTTAAAATTGAGgtattattaatttttcatattttaatatgaggataaaaaattgaaatggaaaattaattaaaagaattaAGTAAATTCATGAAATGTatattttattgaaatttttcatcacaaaactaatgatttcaatttataaattatctcaaatAATTTTAAAGTATTTTTTGGCAAGAAATTAATAATAtaagttcataatttttttatacgAACTAAATACTCGTGTACttggtaaaaaaaaattatgcgaaactaataatatcaaattttttggtttttcatatacgaattttagatttataccagttttgttttatttttaaattaaaagattacaatttaattaaaaaaaatttataattattaaagatTATATATTaactaaaagataataatttaataaaaatagagttttgtttccttatttagccaacttctttttggagggaaaactattgAAATTTTTTATTCTCTAAGGGtttgcttggattgagggtaataggaggggaatgaataggggagtaatatgtgaggtgtatttctcatgtttggtatgcgggtaattattcacctcctagaattattacccttgtgaaggggtaatacattacccaccctcccccctgggtaatgattaagggagtaaaagatcTACTCAGTAATCATTACTCTTATGCCAAACATATCATCAACGAACTCATTACCCCACTAATTAATTTCCCCAGTAATTATCGCCCAATAAAACTTACCCCCTTAATAATTTCatggattccaggcaagccctaagtagtaaataatactccctctattcaactccactttacatgtttgctttatcacgtttgccaacgcgacttttacgcggtaaatatcattagctacgtttttgcaaaaattataaaagttagatatttttaatgtactcttaaagacgaatcaaataagatctcacacgaatatattttaacttatgtatcgagagaaaattaaagttgaatgtccgcttgtgaatagtgtgcaaaagagaaacatgtaaagtggagttgaatggagggagtaaaggGGAATGCAAGTTGAAAAAATATTATCCCCTTTTTAAATGTCATAGAATTATTTATTGTATGAAATAAATCAGTATGGCCTAGTCAAAGATAGGATATAATGAAGCCAAAGCCCAATATAGAGCaactcatttaggcgggaaaacttgagaatctcttattcttttagtttaagggggatgagcgctcttaaataatattttagtataatatttcatatttatttaaatatataactctaataaaCTTATATAATAAactaatataaaatttgatttgATAAAATTAAGCAAGGGAAAGATTTAACAAATATTTGATATATTTATTTAAATTAGAACTGTTCATGGACGGGACCGGCCTATTCCCGCTAACAAAGAGGGTTTGGACAGCGTATTTTCCAAATTTTACAAAGGCCTGGCCCACGAACCCGCTCAAACCCTGCTAACATGACTGTGGGCCAAAAGCTAGGCCAGCTCACGTCTGACCTAAGTCCGTATTTGACCATCTCTAATTTAAATATATAAGCCTGATAAAATTGTGTAAGTAGCAAAAGTAACTCTATTAATAGTGAAAATAATTGTAGCAACATTTGATGTAataaatatgatagtaatcacccaTTTGAGTGGTAAAAGTTACAATAATAGCAGCTAGAGCAGTTAAAGTCATAGTAGCAAGAATGAGAATAGTGAAATTAACAGTATTAAAtacgggagtagtgaaaataaAGATATGGCGAGGgtagtgaaaaaaaaaataaacatggcgggagtagtgaaagtaacaacaatgacaacaaatgttataaaagtaacgGTATGAACAATGGAGAAAGGTAGCTAACAATTCGGTTTAaggaaaatattttatttatttaaatatataaatctgataaaattaacgggaatagtGAATTTAACTATAAAAATAACGGGAATAGTCAAAGAAATAACAGTAACCGTGGGAGTAGTaaacgtaatagtattaacagggATATGTTGTGGACGTAATAATATCAACAACGGGAGAATAAGTGAATGTGtttcatataatttgttgataaattttaatctcatcataatttcaagatatattATAGAACAATATATTATAAATCGTAAATATGTGTTAAAAAATACTAAAGCAATTATAtttcataaaaaaataaaatttaaatggtaaatagaggtagcccggtaGGGCTGGACACTAAATCTAGTTAAATGTAAACTAAAGGTACAGATGATAATTACCATAAGTAAATAAAatatatttgtaacacccccgcacactaGGAcgtcttaccaaggaccatcccagtgtatgaaagtgttaccatctcggttacccgaggtagtagatcaaatagacaataaaataACTCTTATGTTATATTACCGTAACTCTTTACAACCAAATACAAAACTGATTACAAGTGATAACAAAGACTACTATGAACTAAGGCCTCTGCATTCCTagaccggtagcgtgatgactcgactTCCTCCATGCCCAGCAGCAACAGACCAACTATACCTGCTAAGCCaaatgctcaccatccctgaatggatcaccacagttttgaaaacataacacggggtcagtactgcacAATCGAGATAAGACAGATAAAATAAGTAACCAACTGATCATCCGCCATCTCCGGTCTCCCgaactcacacagtaaccgactacactgtaacaaccccatactccaagtgccttaccaggaccacttaaggcatgaaagtgctaccatcttggttacccgaggcaatgataatcataagacaataaagaaacgtactttaaaagtaaatataatttaattgattacatgtctcaaacaaaactgttaaatgaaatacaaaatACTCAAACGGtccactgataaaactatcaaagctactagacatcgactgacacaacggaagacttctaactgtcacgtgatgactcatcccagctatcccatgcgcatcaatcatacctgctcaataactgctcaccacctccgaatggatcaccacagtttttaaaacatttaaacggggccagtaataattacacaaaaacaatgccacaatgaaacaagtacacaaacagttcaaacagctcaacacaaccccagtctccatctccaatctccacacaactgactacacactaaagtgtgtagccctgccagagtacccatcgcaacaggttactcatCGCCGccactgggggaccgcagccgttcccacctaagtcccgctcatctgcatcgagcgataaacccatgttcattaatgtgcacatcccttatgtggcgggttccacagaaggcgaatcaagggcgtgaagccactctcgcaagtgactccactcagccagggacgcaccccgaagaacacagacagataaacaataatcataacaccaaaatcaacaaccgtctgaatcaattaacaatatacaatcacaaccgtctgaatcaatcaacaattactaactacagcacaatcaccacacatatcatgtaactaatactgagtagggaaaccctacctgaaatgcgaCACAAatagcagacgatctagcagctgtcccaaaatctttcttctacgaatcctcctcctattcacataatcatacaatcactactaacacaacaaatcataaaaacccccaattcccaaaattaggatttaaacaaagtcaaccaaatgttataaaaatggtacgtggatcttacccttgacgcaaggatcactatgatgcaaagaacaacgaaatccgacctctctagctccgggatttgccaataatgcgaatggggagaacaacgtagtttgcaatctctttttgagtgtataaggtttataaaagtgtttatgaAATATAACGGcgtattatatatattaattcgcataattaacaaaacccgtcaaaatattacccgataaccaacttactcgatcgagtaagtaacatactcgatcgagtaccctacgaaTGAGAACACTCAAGCTTTCGTATAAAAACATgcttactcgacgagtaagccccactgatagagtacccagagactcataaaaccgtagtattacagtcttccctccttaaaaagaacttcgtccccgaagttcaacccatacataaaaacaaacatactaactcggtcaagacacaacaacacagctaagaactcaaaacaaaaccccaacctataaaacatgaaaccatgaactcttaacaccaactccaccaactattcctacctccacacatcgctcacgatatcgtatcaactacatcatattctctctcgacaccaactcccaacaccaccaactattatccacaaacgctgctagctccgtaacatattatccattagaaaatccaatatcaagacattcacacacatcaaacggaatgttacattctaccactcttaaaaggaacttcgtcctcgaagtttgctcacactcataacctcatcctccaactgtcaacactatagaactcatatacatcatcatccaactgtcagcaCTATAGAAAATATTCTCACACTGCGAAGCATCACACTGCTACAAGCAcgatcatgacctttaacaaaatcaaccacaacacgaatcaatcttttattctatatcaagactcaaacttccaaatatattaccatatgcacaaccatcaaaatttcttttatcgcatcctactcctcttaagataaatgttacgtcctcgtgactcactaatactaaatcctagctatagcttctcattatcctcatcatcaccgcatgtcaaagataaccacttataatttaaacactcgccatgcatataccTAAGGccctcttacttaaacaattctcacacttcaattcactcgtcacacaaAATCTtttcttaacccaaaacttcaactcttccacattaccgcaacatgacatacctctctatataaactatataaaacttctatcgccaaaatcataactcacgatccacacttgttacgtacactcacactagatcctcaagttcttttctttcattaccgcaaaactcatacataaattaacatgacaccaattcccaataccctgtattcactatctcaacaaaagattatgaaccacctgccgctttcagatcattacaacacatgttccacgaatcacttgccatgactatgactactgatgcctcatcttaaaacaagatcaaaattactgtacatgtgtaacaacttctcacaactgtgtcccatcaacagaatatcactataccatgacaacaacgaaaacatatacaactctctttcatatcatactctaccctcattcccaaactgaaactggttagaaacatcaacaaacaaaacaacgatctgtttcaaccaaaactcacaaggaacagcagcaaacaaaacaacaatctatgtttaactggtatgtactttcgaaaactcgtatcataatcatctcgcctactccaccacaaccggtgacggcatcgcaacaccgccatcaacagccacaccgcagtgcgaaatacccgcatcacaacacgaagtaccgtatccggatcaccacccgaggcacaacaaccacatcgagaaacatcacaaccacatacaatttccataagcactgactcagtacaacttcccagacaataaaacttactcaaaaccgctttactagatcacaacgcaacatattatatggaataaacagatgagcacctcatgaacatcatccctaccatttcacggaatacacatgtattataaatgcacatacaattataactaaccaCGCCAGATCAATCGACTATTACCatttttaaacatcattccattaggttaccgcatccaatatatattacagaacattcatataacaactttatgtctatcacaccataccacttatcgcgaggtcggaacctcacacaaacatttagacacatcatagacccataatcacatccaaccagtcaatcctgatcacgtaagttaccacctgataaaagttacctctcacccgagcttaactcgtatacccctcataacatattctcccattcgcatattcATCACCCCTGCCaattgtaaccataccattaatactcaactactaacaaccgcctcatataaccacatatTATACTCTCTCActaccatacatatcaatctggtctctacaaaatcaacctctttagaattgctacctttctaatataccatcacccttaaccactagtcacaaaccataacactaccactgtccggacatcaaacctcttgcactcatctctaaacatcacgatttcttttctatttttggttaacatcccaaataacgaacatcaaatccatcaacaaaattacctcaacattcttcccaatactatccttaattgtatcatcatctaactctccaccaaaatctcatatcatgcagatattctaccaacttcttagtttccttaattcctcaaaactcaagactaatcatgttagctcgaaactcctatataaacattaactaacatcctcatgattagtatcacacatctcgacgactccttacctctatatcacataactccggtcaacattttcctagctttactcccctcattcttttcttttacaatcgacaaaatcaattaaccataaaactccttattacttcttcctaactctttagtgctccgattaccttctcattgctccaaaactcaaatcccatgatttcttatcgatattatctcactcttccttaccatggatcttctcttatcattctATCACtctcacttatcaccaatcaatctACACGGTCAGTCAACTCcgtctcgttttttttttttccaattccaAACTCATTTCATATTGTTAGCTGCCCaagaaaatcacacattagttccacctcttgataaaccaaattcccaaactcactcgctATCTGCAAACCCACATcgctgcataactcaatctaaaCTCTTTATACCCCATTTCTTTCCATTCACCTATAACGacctttccattacatatattcttaaccaactgagtgataactacctcccttcataatccttaaacattcaaagttaccaccatatacgtctctcatttcaatctttcattctcacgttccataaacttacatcaccctttgcccacattcacttacttttacattactcaacacacaatcatatcactcatcccgtctcccaaaacatgctctatgcctcaattaagccttgccaatcttcatttttttttatcacaaccacatataactcaagtcctctccaccaaattcatactcaccataggtgccactcactacaccataagattgggtaacttaagcatcaggatcaacatacatataaaacaatgcataaagaagcaaaataatacctttgaattaaacataatatgcaacgaaatcAAAAGAtaggcatatgacccaaaataggggtcactagatcgagtacaggtcgctcgatcgagtaagtgacttactcgatcgagtaggtgaaggtcagaagcacgtaaaacaaattaccagggctacttgatcgagtaaggctactcgatcgagaaacaagaggtgcactcgatcgagtaagggccactcgatcgagtaccctacgcatttctcagcacagtccagttttcgtaaaatggtcataactcactcatttattggtcgttttgggcgtgtgacctatcgttagaatcgtaacagaacaagctatcacctccaattggaatcacatcaaaatcatatatacatatcAAGTtacaacagtttaaagacaacctctctataatc from Silene latifolia isolate original U9 population chromosome 5, ASM4854445v1, whole genome shotgun sequence encodes the following:
- the LOC141655620 gene encoding uncharacterized protein LOC141655620; the encoded protein is MSSFADTDEQRNPEVTVLGFMRLVQEYNGYMQRVGGANCPRQEIGEVQWLKPDVGVIKINTDAVVLEDGSVGLGVVARDCHGGVLLVASKRVRAAWDVDVAESKAMAYGLELAYNNGFTQVVIESGALNVVRAVSKRVEVRSPLSLCIQEVQVLASNPICRGFCHIKRNGNTVAHLCARLCENIGDEQVYVTDFPEAVQVVADIDLI